One region of Phoenix dactylifera cultivar Barhee BC4 unplaced genomic scaffold, palm_55x_up_171113_PBpolish2nd_filt_p 000143F, whole genome shotgun sequence genomic DNA includes:
- the LOC103695988 gene encoding pentatricopeptide repeat-containing protein At3g24000, mitochondrial has product MKNLLRLPPLSSTRATNPTLFPVISTHFATSATAVTDLEPPEEKEDFPSSLIIQEKDLLRKSLKSQPGLHVLDLIDAGCLEPTAAIYSQLVKKCTQVKRLNEGRLVHAHFLTSRFKDNLFFHNSIINLYCKCGGLEDARKAFDEMPVKDMVTWTALITGYSQNDRPKEAVKLFPSMLRLGLKPNGFTFASLLKACGEAAPGDESCQQIHAACIKYGCHSDVYVGSSLLDMYARHGRMDEACLVFDRLDSKNEVSWNALIAGYARRENGETALKQFREMQRSGFEATHFTYSSVFSACASIGALEQGKWVHAHMIKSGQKLTAFVGNTLLDMYAKSGNIKDARKVFERLGKRDVVSWNSMLTGCAQHGLGKETVCLFEEMRQLGVQPNHITFLCVLTACSHGGLVSEGRHYFELMKKYKLEPEVEHYVTIVDLLGRAGLLDQALKFINDMPIQPTAAVWGALLGACRMHKNAELGKYAAERVFELDPHDAGPHVLLYNIYASAGRWDDAAKVRRMMKENGVKKEPACSWVEIENLVHMFVANDDSHPQIKEIHKMWEKIDGKIKEAGYVPDTNHVLLYVDEQEREAKLQYHSEKLALAFALLNMPLRATIRIMKNIRMCGDCHSAIKHVSKVMEREIIVRDTNRFHHFSGGSCSCGDYW; this is encoded by the coding sequence ATGAAGAATCTACTCCGgctccctcccctctcctccaccCGCGCCACCAACCCCACTCTTTTTCCCGTCATCTCCACCCATTTCGCCACCTCCGCCACCGCCGTCACCGACCTCGAGCCACCGGAAGAGAAAGAAGACTTCCCGTCCTCCCTTATCATCCAAGAAAAGGATTTACTCCGGAAAAGCCTCAAATCCCAACCCGGCCTCCACGTTCTCGACCTCATCGACGCCGGCTGCCTCGAACCCACCGCCGCTATCTACTCCCAGCTCGTAAAGAAGTGCACCCAGGTGAAGAGACTCAATGAAGGGCGGCTCGTTCACGCCCACTTCCTCACTTCCAGATTCAAAGATAACCTCTTTTTCCACAATTCGATCATCAATTTGTACTGCAAATGTGGCGGGCTGGAGGACGCACGGAAGGCGTTCGACGAAATGCCGGTGAAGGATATGGTTACCTGGACTGCTCTGATCACGGGATACTCTCAAAATGATCGCCCAAAGGAGGCAGTTAAACTGTTTCCGAGTATGCTTCGGCTCGGTTTGAAACCGAATGGATTCACCTTTGCAAGCCTCTTGAAGGCTTGTGGGGAAGCTGCCCCTGGAGATGAATCTTGCCAACAAATACATGCAGCTTGCATCAAGTATGGTTGTCATTCGGATGTTTACGTGGGCAGCTCTCTTCTGGATATGTATGCTCGCCATGGAAGGATGGATGAAGCTTGTTTGGTCTTTGATAGATTGGATTCAAAGAATGAGGTATCATGGAATGCATTGATTGCTGGGTATGCAAGGAGGGAAAATGGTGAGACCGCTCTCAAGCAGTTCCGGGAGATGCAAAGGAGTGGTTTTGAAGCAACCCATTTTACTTACTCTAGTGTCTTTAGTGCTTGCGCTAGTATTGGAGCTCTGGAGCAAGGGAAGTGGGTGCATGCGCATATGATAAAATCCGGGCAGAAGCTTACAGCTTTTGTTGGGAATACTCTTTTGGACATGTATGCGAAATCAGGCAACATCAAGGATGCGAGAAAAGTATTTGAGCGGTTGGGTAAAAGAGATGTTGTTTCATGGAATTCGATGCTTACCGGGTGTGCACAACACGGACTTGGTAAGGAAACAGTTTGCCTTTTTGAGGAGATGCGTCAACTTGGAGTGCAACCGAATCATATTACTTTCCTTTGTGTTCTTACTGCCTGCAGTCATGGAGGGTTAGTGAGTGAAGGCCGGCACTATTTTGAATTGATGAAGAAGTATAAGTTAGAACCAGAGGTTGAGCATTATGTGACCATTGTTGATCTTCTTGGACGAGCTGGGCTTCTTGATCAAGCACTTAAGTTTATAAATGATATGCCTATTCAACCAACTGCTGCTGTTTGGGGAGCTTTGCTTGGAGCTTGTAGAATGCACAAGAATGCTGAACTGGGAAAATATGCTGCCGAGCGTGTGTTTGAACTCGACCCGCATGATGCTGGCCCACATGTGTTGCTCTATAACATCTACGCTTCTGCTGGTAGATGGGATGATGCAGCTAAAGTAAGAAGAATGATGAAAGAGAATGGGGTGAAGAAAGAGCCTGCTTGTAGCTGGGTCGAGATAGAGAACTTGGTCCACATGTTTGTTGCAAATGATGATTCCCACCCACAAATTAAAGAGATACATAAGATGTGGGAGAAGATTGATGGGAAGATTAAGGAAGCAGGGTATGTACCTGATACAAATCATGTGCTATTGTATGTGGatgagcaagagagagaggcaaAGTTGCAGTACCACAGTGAGAAGCTTGCTCTTGCTTTTGCGCTGCTAAACATGCCACTGAGGGCGACAATTCGTATCATGAAGAATATAAGGATGTGTGGAGATTGCCATTCTGCAATTAAACATGTTTCTAAAGTAATGGAGAGGGAGATCATTGTGAGAGACACAAACAGGTTCCATCATTTCAGTGGTGGGTCTTGTTCATGTGGTGATTATTGGTGA
- the LOC103724306 gene encoding uncharacterized protein LOC103724306, whose translation MDRESKKRGREEPVVVVMVAPEKEMGIVGGTAVEAEIRRKEGKMQEISESSSSDVTFEVGDIFEISDVYRPPGLFEFPWHKEEDGGLIAAAAAAAEEEESDGRDLRDVFFSSLVDGCSAAIGFPGDRLSPPLGPIAFPVDGEEGSWPSDGDADSVDCIWSTVLHQPLTTVYRKRSSA comes from the coding sequence ATGGATCGAGAGagcaagaagagagggagagaggagccggtggtggtggtgatggtggcGCCGGAGAAAGAGATGGGAATCGTTGGAGGGACCGCGGTGGAGGCGGAGATAAGGAGGAAGGAGGGGAAGATGCAGGAGATATCGGAGTCATCGTCGTCGGACGTGACATTCGAGGTGGGCGATATCTTCGAGATCTCCGACGTGTACCGCCCGCCGGGGCTGTTCGAGTTCCCGTGGCACAAGGAGGAGGACGGAGGACTGATcgcggcggcggccgcggcggcggaggaggaggagtcggACGGCCGGGATCTCCGCGACGTGTTCTTCTCGTCGCTCGTCGACGGGTGCTCTGCCGCCATCGGCTTCCCCGGCGACCGCCTCTCGCCGCCGCTGGGGCCGATCGCGTTCCCCGTGGATGGCGAAGAGGGATCCTGGCCGTCCGATGGGGACGCCGACAGCGTGGATTGCATCTGGAGCACCGTGCTCCACCAGCCGCTCACCACCGTGTACAGAAAGCGCTCCAGCGCTTGA
- the LOC103695984 gene encoding small nuclear ribonucleoprotein SmD1a → MKLVRFLMKLNNETVSIELKNGTVVHGTITGVDISMNTHLKTVKLTLKGKNPVTLDHLSVRGNNIRYYILPDSLNLETLLVEETPRVKPKKPAAGRPLGRGRGRGRGRGRGRGR, encoded by the exons ATGAAGCTCGTCAG gtttttgatgaagctgaaCAACGAGACCGTCTCGATCGAGCTCAAGAACGGCACCGTCGTTCATGGCACCATCACag GAGTGGATATTAGTATGAATACACATCTGAAGACGGTGAAGCTTACATTGAAAGGAAAAAATCCAGTTACCCTTGATCACCTAAGCGTCAGAGGTAACAACATTCGTTACTACATCCTCCCTGACAGCTTAAACCTGGAGACTTTACTGGTTGAGGAAACACCTAGGGTCAAGCCCAAAAAGCCGGCTGCCG GGAGACCTTTGGGTCGGGGTCGGGGCCGTGGGCGTGGACGAGGTCGTGGCCGTGGCCGTTAG